CCTCGACCGAGTGCGATGCCCTGCTCATCGATCAGGAGAGCCTTTGTCCCTTGCGTGCCGCAGTCGATACCTAGATACATAGATGTGAGTCTCGTGATTGTGTACGTTGATTGGGTTAGTTACCAGTCTCAGAGCGCTTGCCTGCATTCGATTTATCTTTCGTGCCGCGGCGGGATGAGCTGTGATAGCCGGAGTGCCGCTGAAGTGCGATGGCGGCAGCTCCACGAAGGCGGGCCATCTCTCCTCCTGTTGTGATCTCAAGGCGGGGGGGAGAACCTGCGAGAATTCCCGATACCAACTCGTCCTGCACGATGGAGCCAAAGGTAGACCACGCTGTGGTGAGAGCGCCGGTGATGAGGATGAGTTCCGGAGAAAGGGCCGCAGTGACGAGGCGTAGGCCTTGCCCGAGATGCAGGGCCTGTTTCTTTATCGCCTTGATGGCGAGAGAATCACCTTCTTCGGCGAGGTGCATGAGATTTTGAATGGAGGTGACATTTGCGTTTGGATTGAGTTCGGAGTAAAAGCGCAGGGCCGCGTCGGATGAAGCGAGCGTCTCCCAGCAACCGCGCTTGCCGCAGCCGCAGAGAGGGCCGGCAGGGTCTACTGGGATGTGGCCGAACTCGCCAGCCAGGCCGTTGAGGCCCGAGACGATCTGTCCGTTGGCGAAGATCGCGGTGCCGAGGCCTTCGGAGAGGCTGATTAGAACTGCGTTACGCGTTTTATCCATGCGGCCGAACCAGAGCTCGGAGAGTAGACAGGCCGTCGCATCGTTGTCGAGTTCGACCTGAAGGCGCAGCTTCTTCTGGATCGCTCCCTTGATGTCATAGTCCGTCCATTTGAGATTAGGGGCGTGAATGAGATGGTTTGTCTTTGGATGGACGCGGCCCGGCACGCTGATTCCGACGCCTTCAAAGGTTTTGTGTGGGAAGCGATCGCGCATGGCCTGCATGGCTTCGATCATGCCGGCGACGGATCGTTCGGGATCCGAGAAGATGCTGATCTCTTCGTGCGCGAGCATGCGACCGTTGAGGTCGATAATGGCGAGGATTGCCCTTCGTGGCCGGAGGTCGGCTACCAACATGACGAGATTGTCGTTGAGCGAGAGCATGGTCGGGCGGCGGCCGCGGGGCCTGCGGGCTACGGCACCCTCAACGATCCAAGTCTCCTGTAGGAGTTGCTCGACGATATTGGAGACAGTGCTAGGCTGCAAGCCAGAGACGCGTGAGAGGTCGGCACGCGAGATGGGCTGCTTGGAACGAACGATTTCCAATACGATGTCGCGGTTGATGTCACGAGCGATCTCGCTTGATGCAAGCTCGACATAGGCGAGGTCGACGCGCCTGAATCCTTTGTCGACGTGCTCTGTTCTTTCTTTAGCAGACATGGTGCGCTCGCACGAGCTGAGAGTTCATCAGTGCTCCATCTCGACTTTGCAGGGATGTGCGTGAGGTTCCCTGAGTTAATAAAATCGCAAGAACTATTTCTTCGAGGTCCAGTATAGCGGTGTGCCACGGCGATTTTATAGAGATAAGTGGAACGATCTCGAAAGAGGTGTGTAAAAACCTGCAAACACCTAATTCTGTGCGGCCAGCGCGATGATATGGATTTGGGGTTGACCCAATCATCATTGACAACTTTATGGAGTAGCCGATATAGTTCGGGTCGCGAGTAAAATAGGGTTTTTGATGTTCCCTGACGCTTCACC
This DNA window, taken from Edaphobacter lichenicola, encodes the following:
- a CDS encoding ROK family transcriptional regulator, giving the protein MSAKERTEHVDKGFRRVDLAYVELASSEIARDINRDIVLEIVRSKQPISRADLSRVSGLQPSTVSNIVEQLLQETWIVEGAVARRPRGRRPTMLSLNDNLVMLVADLRPRRAILAIIDLNGRMLAHEEISIFSDPERSVAGMIEAMQAMRDRFPHKTFEGVGISVPGRVHPKTNHLIHAPNLKWTDYDIKGAIQKKLRLQVELDNDATACLLSELWFGRMDKTRNAVLISLSEGLGTAIFANGQIVSGLNGLAGEFGHIPVDPAGPLCGCGKRGCWETLASSDAALRFYSELNPNANVTSIQNLMHLAEEGDSLAIKAIKKQALHLGQGLRLVTAALSPELILITGALTTAWSTFGSIVQDELVSGILAGSPPRLEITTGGEMARLRGAAAIALQRHSGYHSSSRRGTKDKSNAGKRSETGN